In the Duncaniella freteri genome, one interval contains:
- a CDS encoding endonuclease/exonuclease/phosphatase family protein, producing the protein MHDSLFHRLISRPARATLITMLLVVNIIVAVITLISAYGGTVNPAHTVIPALMSMMLPIVLIAGIAVAGLDILVQKPRMAIIIALSWIASAPSLLSYSPLHPGTRSITPEEQSRSFTMLTWNALHFWDFRGNVPDITTNASIDYILDTDADIVNLQEVEAVQDSPMWHITSEQVRTLKERYPYRMINVNNELSILSKYPFQYVSLDMPDPMGIRMALFRFEIMGETVNLFNVHLESIGLNMADKELYQGLFDKAPGSERAIRKELSDVKHQLVSKLAVAFKKRADQARFIRHTIDSIGGNFIVAGDFNDIQGSYALRTILGDGDMHDAYAENAFGPTITYHGNRFYFRIDHVLYRGDMEAVDIERGDTPSSDHYPLLTTFVMNGENETSE; encoded by the coding sequence ATGCACGATTCACTATTTCACCGCCTAATAAGCCGTCCTGCACGCGCTACGCTCATCACCATGCTTCTGGTGGTGAATATCATAGTGGCTGTGATCACACTGATATCAGCTTACGGAGGAACTGTCAATCCGGCCCACACAGTGATACCTGCACTTATGAGCATGATGCTACCGATAGTCCTTATAGCCGGGATCGCGGTAGCAGGCTTAGACATACTTGTGCAGAAACCGCGCATGGCAATAATCATCGCCCTGTCATGGATCGCATCAGCACCGTCACTGCTATCGTACTCACCACTGCATCCAGGCACCCGAAGCATCACGCCTGAAGAGCAATCCCGATCATTCACAATGCTCACATGGAACGCGCTTCATTTCTGGGATTTCCGCGGGAATGTGCCCGATATCACCACCAATGCTTCGATCGACTACATCCTCGATACCGACGCGGATATCGTTAACCTTCAAGAGGTGGAGGCGGTTCAGGATTCACCCATGTGGCATATCACCTCAGAGCAGGTAAGGACGCTTAAAGAGCGTTACCCTTACCGCATGATCAATGTGAACAACGAGCTGTCGATACTGTCGAAATACCCCTTCCAGTACGTAAGTCTCGACATGCCCGACCCGATGGGAATACGCATGGCACTGTTCAGGTTTGAAATAATGGGTGAGACGGTAAACCTGTTCAATGTGCATCTCGAATCCATCGGTCTGAACATGGCGGACAAAGAGCTATACCAAGGTCTTTTTGACAAGGCTCCTGGGAGTGAACGAGCCATACGCAAGGAGCTTTCCGATGTGAAGCATCAACTGGTGAGCAAGCTTGCTGTGGCATTCAAGAAACGTGCCGACCAGGCAAGATTCATCCGGCATACGATCGACTCCATAGGAGGGAACTTCATAGTGGCGGGCGACTTCAACGACATCCAGGGGAGCTATGCCCTGCGGACCATACTTGGAGACGGAGACATGCATGACGCATACGCCGAAAACGCGTTCGGCCCGACAATAACATATCACGGCAACCGCTTCTACTTCCGCATCGACCATGTGCTCTACCGTGGGGACATGGAGGCTGTGGATATCGAGAGGGGTGACACCCCATCAAGTGACCATTATCCGCTATTGACCACATTTGTCATGAACGGAGAAAATGAAACATCCGAGTAA
- a CDS encoding rhomboid family intramembrane serine protease, whose translation MAVIDDMRSGFARSSTLMRIVWTNIGVFVLLRIAAIVCVFSGTPDFINSILSQIELPSTIGALLTRPWTLITYMFAQYDLLHIVFNMLWLYWFGTMFRMVCTSRQLFVLYIYGGLAGAVLFLAGYNTLPLFHGNHYGSLIGSSAAVIAIVTAVAILMPHFKMHMLFIGAVSVKWIALATIVLVLIGVTGSNAGGEIAHLGGILTGLLFALRLKKGSDITAPAARIVDRTARQRKTTPPNSPSSHNNPNGPSNQASATSTKSATSSTTSGLTPDERRELDTILDKIKKSGYSALTPAERDRLFNVSRKIK comes from the coding sequence ATGGCGGTTATTGATGACATGCGCTCCGGTTTTGCCCGCTCATCCACACTCATGAGAATCGTGTGGACCAACATAGGCGTTTTCGTGCTTCTGCGCATAGCTGCGATAGTATGTGTGTTTTCGGGTACTCCCGATTTCATCAACAGCATCCTGTCACAGATAGAGCTGCCATCCACCATAGGGGCACTACTCACCCGTCCCTGGACTCTTATCACATACATGTTCGCCCAGTATGACCTGCTGCACATCGTATTCAATATGCTATGGCTCTACTGGTTCGGGACCATGTTCCGTATGGTGTGCACATCACGTCAGCTGTTTGTCCTGTACATCTATGGCGGACTTGCAGGAGCTGTGCTCTTCCTTGCAGGGTATAACACACTCCCACTTTTCCATGGCAATCACTACGGCTCGCTCATAGGCTCGTCAGCGGCTGTGATAGCCATCGTCACAGCTGTGGCAATACTGATGCCACACTTCAAGATGCATATGCTGTTCATAGGGGCTGTATCCGTAAAATGGATAGCTCTTGCCACAATAGTGCTGGTGCTCATAGGTGTCACAGGGAGCAATGCAGGCGGCGAGATAGCCCATCTCGGAGGAATTCTCACCGGCTTGCTTTTCGCCCTGCGCCTGAAAAAAGGGAGCGACATAACCGCACCGGCAGCCAGGATAGTCGACAGGACTGCAAGACAACGAAAGACAACGCCGCCAAACAGCCCCAGCAGCCACAACAATCCTAACGGACCCAGCAACCAGGCATCAGCCACGTCAACCAAATCAGCCACATCTTCAACGACATCAGGGCTCACTCCTGATGAACGCCGGGAACTCGATACTATACTTGACAAAATCAAGAAATCGGGCTATTCGGCACTCACTCCGGCTGAACGAGACCGACTGTTCAACGTAAGCCGCAAAATAAAATAA
- a CDS encoding rhomboid family intramembrane serine protease translates to MNSRGSIFGDMPPVTKNLIIINLIVWLAMFVLPGRIGGGLEELGGLHYFKAADFNPVQLVTYMFMHSTGSFAHIFFNMFTLWMFGMTLERTFGSARFLFYYMSCGIGAGIIQELAWMLTWESTLTPILANAMHIDFPEAREMLQSPVMQGQVSQWLNIFVTIGASGAIYGILLAFGMMYPNAPIYLFFVPVPIKAKWMVTGMIAIELLIGLSEAAGKSDGIAHFAHLGGMIFGFIIIYYWKKKGTFGGGGYGGY, encoded by the coding sequence ATGAACTCGCGAGGCTCAATATTCGGGGATATGCCCCCGGTTACCAAAAACCTCATAATCATCAATCTCATAGTATGGCTGGCAATGTTCGTGTTGCCGGGACGCATAGGCGGAGGACTTGAAGAGCTCGGAGGGCTGCATTATTTCAAAGCCGCCGACTTCAATCCTGTTCAGCTGGTCACATACATGTTCATGCACTCCACAGGGAGTTTCGCCCACATATTCTTCAATATGTTCACCCTATGGATGTTCGGAATGACACTTGAGCGCACCTTCGGCAGCGCAAGATTCCTGTTCTACTATATGTCGTGCGGAATCGGAGCCGGAATCATACAGGAGCTCGCATGGATGCTCACATGGGAGAGCACTCTCACCCCTATCCTCGCAAATGCCATGCACATCGACTTTCCGGAAGCCCGCGAAATGCTCCAGTCGCCAGTGATGCAGGGACAGGTGTCACAATGGCTCAACATATTCGTCACTATCGGGGCGTCAGGAGCCATATACGGCATACTGCTTGCTTTCGGAATGATGTACCCCAACGCTCCCATCTATCTGTTCTTTGTCCCGGTGCCAATAAAAGCAAAATGGATGGTGACAGGCATGATCGCCATAGAGCTGCTGATCGGACTCAGCGAAGCTGCCGGAAAGAGCGATGGAATAGCTCATTTCGCCCATCTTGGAGGAATGATATTCGGATTCATCATCATATATTACTGGAAGAAAAAAGGCACCTTCGGAGGGGGCGGATATGGCGGTTATTGA